A section of the Delphinus delphis chromosome 1, mDelDel1.2, whole genome shotgun sequence genome encodes:
- the RGS16 gene encoding regulator of G-protein signaling 16 isoform X1, which yields MCRTLAAFPTNCLERAKEFKTRLGVFLHKSELGSGTGSVGKFQWDSKHSKEGRNFSEDVLGWRESFDLLLSSKNGVAAFHAFLKTEFSEENLEFWLACEEFRKLRSATKLASRAHRIFEEFICSEAPKEVNIDHETRELTRTNLQKPTAMCFDVAQGKTRTLMEKDSYPRFLKSPAYRDLAAEAAAASASASPSEPSHT from the exons TCAAGACACGGCTGGGGGTCTTTCTTCACAAGTCAGAACTGGGCTCCGGTACTGGGAGTGTTGGCAAGTTCCAGTGGGACAGTAAACACAGCAAAGAGGG cagaaacttcTCAGAAGACGTGTTGGGGTGGAGAGAGTCATTTGACTTGCTGCTGAGCAGTAAAA ATGGAGTGGCCGCCTTCCACGCCTTCCTGAAGACAGAGTTCAGCGAGGAGAACCTGGAGTTCTGGCTGGCCTGTGAGGAGTTCAGGAAGCTCCGGTCAGCTACCAAGCTGGCCTCCCGGGCTCACAGGATCTTTGAGGAATTCATCTGCAGTGAAGCCCCCAAAGAG GTGAACATAGACCACGAGACCAGGGAGCTGACCAGGACGAACCTGCAGAAGCCCACGGCCATGTGCTTCGACGTGGCTCAGGGGAAGACGCGCACCCTGATGGAGAAGGACTCGTACCCGCGCTTCCTGAAGTCCCCAGCTTATCGGGACCTAGCTGCCGAAGCCGCGGCCGCCTCCGCCTCTGCCTCCCCATCCGAGCCCTCGCATACCTGA
- the RGS16 gene encoding regulator of G-protein signaling 16 isoform X2 encodes MCRTLAAFPTNCLERAKEFKTRLGVFLHKSELGSGTGSVGKFQWDSKHSKEGNFSEDVLGWRESFDLLLSSKNGVAAFHAFLKTEFSEENLEFWLACEEFRKLRSATKLASRAHRIFEEFICSEAPKEVNIDHETRELTRTNLQKPTAMCFDVAQGKTRTLMEKDSYPRFLKSPAYRDLAAEAAAASASASPSEPSHT; translated from the exons TCAAGACACGGCTGGGGGTCTTTCTTCACAAGTCAGAACTGGGCTCCGGTACTGGGAGTGTTGGCAAGTTCCAGTGGGACAGTAAACACAGCAAAGAGGG aaacttcTCAGAAGACGTGTTGGGGTGGAGAGAGTCATTTGACTTGCTGCTGAGCAGTAAAA ATGGAGTGGCCGCCTTCCACGCCTTCCTGAAGACAGAGTTCAGCGAGGAGAACCTGGAGTTCTGGCTGGCCTGTGAGGAGTTCAGGAAGCTCCGGTCAGCTACCAAGCTGGCCTCCCGGGCTCACAGGATCTTTGAGGAATTCATCTGCAGTGAAGCCCCCAAAGAG GTGAACATAGACCACGAGACCAGGGAGCTGACCAGGACGAACCTGCAGAAGCCCACGGCCATGTGCTTCGACGTGGCTCAGGGGAAGACGCGCACCCTGATGGAGAAGGACTCGTACCCGCGCTTCCTGAAGTCCCCAGCTTATCGGGACCTAGCTGCCGAAGCCGCGGCCGCCTCCGCCTCTGCCTCCCCATCCGAGCCCTCGCATACCTGA